From the genome of Dermochelys coriacea isolate rDerCor1 chromosome 1, rDerCor1.pri.v4, whole genome shotgun sequence:
ggagctgggttttttttttttttttttaaactaacaccCTTTTCTAGCTGCACTGCAGAACTCATTGCTTTAATATTCCATGCGTGAAATAACCTACATAGCTACTTTTGGTCAGTATTTCACAATTTTGTGTATAGTTATATAGACACTCAAATGAATCATCATGAAAAGACACTTCGGAGAGAGAATGAGTGTATTTAACATATCAGTGacgctaaaaaaaaaaaaaaaaaacaccgaTGTAACTTACCATAACCTCTCCAGTTTCATGTTCACGCAGAACAAAACTGAGTGTTTCTGTGCTGGGGCCTGCTACCAAACGCATATAGAGGGGATGTTCTCTGTCTGAGAGCTTGCATGTATAAACTGCAAAAGGGAAAGTTACAATTATTATTcagttttacaaataaaagatTTCAACTATTAATAGAAAGCGTTCTAGGGAGcaaaatctttaaaaagcaaacaatccAATCTccacccccaaaacacacacttgTTGCTACAAAACCTGTGCACTGCTGGGGATATTTTTGTACAAACAGCCATTACTGGGAAGGCTGAGCAGAATGTGTTGTGCATAATAGAGTGCAATAACTGACACTCCAAACTGAATGAGCTGGCTCTTAGCcaatgttaatatttattttaatgcatattcaaaagaaacaagaaaacagcaaaaaaacaGCAACATAACGGCACATAAGAActgaaacaaaagttttaaacCTGGGAAATTAGCTGGTAATTTGACGACTTCCTTCCTCATCACTATTCTATGCATGGTATCCAAGGGCACAATGTGGCTCCAGgtatttcccacccccacccattcAGTGACAGGAGGACAAACACAGGGCTTAAATCTTGTGGAGGGAAGCTAGAGCCTTCCCTCCACTTCCATGTCTGTATGACATGGGGGCCCTATTTACAAGCTGTAGGATTGGAGCTTCTGGCATTTTGTATTTTAGGTCCTGTTCTTGCTGGGGCAGGCCACTGCCATtaaacttttaaagaaaaggcTTCAGTGAAGGTTCCACACACACGCCTTGAGACATGCACATTATCTACAAGACAACACTGCCTGTTGAGATGGAATGCCTGCTGGCCAGAAGTGTCATATTTCATCTGGCTGCTGTCATTGTCAATTCAAGCAGCTGGATTCCAAGTGTGAGAGCAAGAAGCTGACAAAATGAAAATGCTCCTTGAGCAtctatttttgctttttatttggcACTTCCTGATGTATACGCACTCCTAGCTTTTAACACCATTTAGTGCAAGGAGAGATTCCTCTGCGTACAGATTAACTAACCCAGGAGAGAATCACATCAAGCCCATTAACAGACTAAAAAACACCTGTTACATTCTAGGGGAATGTTACCTTTGAAACTCTACTGCTACCTATTTTCCAATATCACTAAGCATAAGTCAAAAAACAtaagaaattaatattttctatCTTGACATTGAGCCACATTATAGACTGTAGGTGACAGTATATAGATGCCTATTCGGTTTTGGAGCATTAGCTATTCAgctaaaacagtattttaaaagagtAAGTTCATATAACTATCGAATTCTTCTGCTTGCTTCCTCCAATTTATTAAACATTATCTCAGTCTTATCATAAATCTCAGCCAGCTACCAAGTACATCTCATCCAAGTCCCAATTTCTAGCAGATATTGAGTCAATCCATTCCACTGCACCACCGGGATCCACCATGATGGAAATCTACAACTGCCTGTACATTGCAGTCGCCATAACTCATGTCTCTACTACCCACCTTAGCAACCTCATGTTCGCAATGAAAAGCATCTTTGAGGAGACTAGTGGTCACCCAAAATCACTCTCTGGATCCTCCTAGATAGGAGTGAAACTACCTCAGAGTGGTTCCCCACTCCCTTCTATGAGACAAACAGCAAAGTCCTATTCCCACACATCACCTATCCAAGAGATTTACCATACGACTCCCACCATATTATCACCCATTCCAGCAAATCCTCATTCCCCATAAGTATAATTATAAAACAACAaatacctttccctttatatattCTTATCCCCTTATTTCCTTATTCCCAAAACATCTTAACAATCCATTGCCTAAACCAAGATGGCTCTACAAAGGAACAAACTCCAGGGCCTGACTCATCAGATGATAATGCTTTTTCATCTTACTCTCCAAATACCCAATCTGATCACAAGGCACTCCTGCTCCCACAACTATAAaagacatccccccccccaccatctctCACAGAGTAAAAAATAAGAACCTGTAACCTGAATTTATGAAATGAGAGCATTATTGTCACCTCTCCcatatctgccccctcccatcctgcTTATCTCAGACATAGCTATAGTACACACCTCCCAACCCTTTTCCCCATTCCAACATCAAAAGACAACAAATCTAAATTATACCTTGATCTTCCTTGTGACAGCGTTTATAAAGTGCAAACTTGGCAGGGTTGTCAAACACTAAAAATTTTTTGAGCAAGGCCTCAATAACTTCACGAACAGTGTTAATGCTGCTTATATGAAGCTTATTCACATAGCCTGGGGGCAAGTAAAATGAAGTCTCATTGTTATTGTGAGCATGCTCTCCTGGATTCACAGCAGTCTGTACAGTAATAGGTCTGCATAGTTCCATCTGAACTTTGATGAAGCCAGTGTAAGTCCCATTTGAGTTCTGCAGCAGGAAGACAAGCacaacattttataaaattaataaatagtgACCTATTTATTATGACAGCATCAATAACAATAAAGTACAGATTACAATGGACTCTTTAAAATGTGCTGTCATAATAC
Proteins encoded in this window:
- the RASSF3 gene encoding ras association domain-containing protein 3 isoform X2, whose product is MSSGYSSLEEEESEEFFTARTSFFGRPPAKARPDLQDVQKERETHTYLSKEEVKEMIQNYNSSVTDKLKMTLNSNGTYTGFIKVQMELCRPITVQTAVNPGEHAHNNNETSFYLPPGYVNKLHISSINTVREVIEALLKKFLVFDNPAKFALYKRCHKEDQVYTCKLSDREHPLYMRLVAGPSTETLSFVLREHETGEVMWEAFSLPELQNFLRILDKEEDEQLQILKRRYAAYKDKLEEALGGVWKPG